Proteins from a genomic interval of Sinobacterium norvegicum:
- a CDS encoding AMP-binding protein, which yields MQADFWNGKRPEGVANTIDNTQYQSIVEVFEKSFKEYADKPAFTNLGYTMSYRQLDKLSADFASYLQNHTTLKPGDRIAVQMPNLLQFPVAVIGAMRAGMVVVNTNPLYTAREMKHQFNDSGAKALVVVSMFGHMVEEILDQTPIEHVIVTNIGDMIPGLKGPLISALMKYVKKMVPAFSLPSAVPLKKALKLGADKGYTPVSATRDDVAVLQYTGGTTGVAKGAMLTNRNILANMLQVRANLQQKDSNGEVIYSVGRETVVAPLPLYHIYSFTVHLMCMFETGNHSVLITNPRDPKMFIKSIKDRGITGFVGLNTLFVSLMDHEDFKLIDFSKLKMSMSGGTALVKDTSDRWEQATGVRISEAYGLTECSPAVSCNPLGELAQVGTVGLPMPSTALKCIDPEGNEVAVGERGELCVQGEQVMKGYWQRPEATAEVLDADGWFRTGDVAVIAEDGFVSIVDRIKDLILVSGFNVYPNEIEDVVSSHPKVVNCAVIGVPDDKSGEAPKLFVVTNGEVSKEELIAHCKDKDHGLAGYKIPRYVEFRDELPMTPVGKILRRELRDL from the coding sequence ATGCAGGCTGATTTTTGGAACGGTAAACGCCCTGAAGGTGTTGCCAACACTATCGATAACACGCAATACCAGTCGATTGTTGAGGTCTTTGAAAAGTCATTTAAGGAGTATGCAGATAAACCTGCATTTACCAATCTTGGCTATACCATGTCTTATCGTCAGCTCGATAAGCTCAGTGCTGACTTCGCTTCCTATTTACAAAACCACACGACATTAAAGCCCGGCGATCGTATTGCCGTGCAAATGCCAAACTTGTTGCAGTTTCCTGTGGCTGTTATTGGTGCCATGCGCGCTGGTATGGTGGTGGTGAATACCAACCCGCTGTACACCGCTCGGGAAATGAAACACCAATTTAATGATTCCGGTGCCAAGGCGCTGGTTGTTGTTAGCATGTTTGGTCATATGGTTGAGGAAATTCTCGATCAGACACCGATAGAACACGTTATAGTGACGAATATCGGCGATATGATTCCAGGTCTAAAAGGCCCGCTGATCAGTGCCCTGATGAAGTATGTCAAGAAAATGGTACCTGCCTTTAGCCTGCCCTCGGCAGTGCCATTGAAGAAGGCATTAAAGCTCGGTGCTGATAAAGGCTATACCCCAGTGTCAGCGACACGTGATGATGTTGCGGTATTACAGTACACCGGTGGCACGACAGGTGTCGCCAAGGGTGCCATGCTGACCAATAGAAATATTTTAGCCAATATGCTGCAGGTGCGTGCCAATTTACAGCAGAAAGATAGTAATGGTGAGGTTATCTATTCTGTGGGGCGTGAGACCGTTGTTGCGCCATTGCCGCTGTATCATATTTATTCGTTTACCGTACACCTGATGTGTATGTTCGAGACCGGTAATCACAGTGTTTTGATTACCAACCCTCGAGATCCTAAGATGTTTATCAAATCGATTAAGGATCGGGGCATTACTGGTTTTGTCGGTTTAAATACCTTGTTTGTCTCCTTGATGGATCATGAAGACTTTAAATTAATTGATTTTTCAAAGCTCAAAATGTCGATGTCCGGTGGTACTGCTTTGGTGAAAGACACCAGTGATCGCTGGGAGCAGGCGACCGGTGTTCGTATCTCTGAGGCCTATGGTTTAACCGAGTGTTCGCCGGCTGTTTCGTGTAACCCGCTGGGTGAATTGGCCCAGGTAGGTACTGTTGGTTTGCCGATGCCGAGCACGGCGTTAAAATGTATCGATCCCGAGGGCAATGAAGTTGCTGTTGGTGAGCGCGGCGAACTCTGTGTGCAGGGTGAACAGGTGATGAAGGGGTATTGGCAGCGCCCAGAGGCGACCGCTGAAGTGCTGGATGCAGACGGTTGGTTCCGTACCGGTGATGTGGCGGTTATCGCCGAAGATGGTTTCGTCAGCATTGTTGACCGCATCAAGGATTTGATCCTGGTTTCAGGCTTTAACGTCTATCCAAATGAAATTGAAGATGTGGTTTCCTCTCACCCCAAGGTGGTTAACTGTGCCGTTATCGGTGTGCCGGATGATAAGTCTGGTGAGGCGCCAAAACTGTTTGTAGTCACCAATGGCGAAGTGAGCAAGGAAGAACTGATTGCTCACTGTAAGGATAAGGACCACGGCTTGGCAGGATATAAAATTCCTCGCTATGTTGAGTTCAGAGATGAACTGCCGATGACGCCTGTGGGTAAGATTCTTCGCCGCGAGCTACGCGACTTATAA
- a CDS encoding NYN domain-containing protein, whose product MNNIAVFADVQNIYYTTRQAYGRQFNYKKLWQRLAQQGNIVMAKAYAIDSGNSGQQKFQAALNHIGFEILLKPYIQRSDGSAKGDWDVGIAIDIMEAAASESIDTVVLLSGDGDFDRLLERVKQRYGVHTEAYGVAALTAKSLILAADQYHAIDRDLLL is encoded by the coding sequence ATGAACAACATTGCCGTGTTTGCCGATGTCCAAAATATCTACTACACCACGCGACAAGCCTATGGCAGGCAATTTAACTATAAAAAATTATGGCAGCGACTGGCTCAGCAAGGCAACATTGTCATGGCCAAGGCCTATGCCATTGATAGTGGTAACAGTGGCCAACAAAAATTCCAAGCGGCACTCAATCACATCGGCTTCGAGATCTTACTCAAACCCTATATCCAGCGAAGCGACGGCTCCGCCAAGGGCGACTGGGATGTCGGCATTGCTATCGACATCATGGAGGCGGCGGCCTCTGAGTCGATCGACACCGTTGTCTTACTATCCGGCGATGGCGATTTTGATCGTTTGCTGGAGCGGGTCAAGCAGCGTTATGGTGTCCACACTGAGGCCTATGGCGTGGCCGCATTGACGGCAAAATCCCTTATCCTAGCCGCCGACCAATACCATGCCATCGACAGAGATCTGCTGTTGTAG
- a CDS encoding nucleotidyltransferase family protein, which yields MASIGTLILAAGASSRFNGCKALALFNQQPLLQHAINHSNTITGSHCHIVTGAWHEDISHYLAKSHYHGSVIHHRQWQQGIGSSIAFAVQYLDKHYSYDAILILLADQIALCSEDLQRLLQAYTGDNISCAFYHNSPGVPAIFPPHSFKQLQQLSGDRGAKRLLSDDRFDICHVVMPNAAIDIDTRDELLHWQQHDNREEK from the coding sequence ATGGCATCCATTGGCACCCTCATCCTCGCCGCCGGCGCCAGCAGTCGATTTAACGGCTGCAAAGCCTTGGCCCTGTTCAACCAACAGCCCTTATTGCAGCATGCAATCAACCATTCCAATACAATTACCGGTAGTCATTGTCATATTGTCACCGGAGCCTGGCATGAGGACATCAGCCATTACCTGGCAAAGAGTCACTATCATGGCAGCGTCATACACCATCGTCAGTGGCAGCAAGGCATCGGCAGCTCGATAGCCTTTGCCGTGCAATACCTCGACAAACACTATTCTTACGATGCCATCCTCATTTTATTAGCTGACCAAATTGCCCTCTGCTCGGAGGATTTACAGCGTTTATTACAAGCCTATACCGGGGATAATATTAGCTGCGCTTTCTATCATAATAGCCCAGGGGTACCGGCAATTTTCCCCCCTCATAGTTTTAAGCAACTGCAACAACTGAGCGGCGACCGTGGCGCTAAACGCTTATTATCCGACGATAGATTTGATATCTGCCACGTTGTAATGCCTAATGCCGCTATTGATATTGATACCCGTGACGAGTTGCTGCACTGGCAGCAACACGACAATCGCGAAGAAAAATAG
- a CDS encoding DUF3943 domain-containing protein, with amino-acid sequence MKNTCAALLILCSQPLWAINNIDSSLMLTVENPDQRIVVAQQDASDADAVEAEQHTIEASDDVAAEMTLNISNNTSPWEVTLFDSNPKEDQERLWSQTKLVFGLALGVAGTIALLPEDVSNWASSDEGMGEKWWNNVSSGPVWDEDDLFLNYVGHPYFGGVYYITARSSGYNEWNSFVYSFLMSTFYWEYGIEAFAEVPSIQDLVVTPVGGWLYGEWAYQQKLGLEEEKMVNGELNGWQSTGLFFLDPVDAIAKGINNVAGGQVIKSGTATIMTQPAFYQPMRGEELQDYVGFAINLEM; translated from the coding sequence ATGAAAAATACCTGTGCCGCACTGCTTATTCTTTGCAGTCAACCGCTATGGGCTATCAATAATATTGATAGCAGCTTAATGCTAACGGTAGAAAACCCGGATCAACGTATTGTCGTCGCTCAGCAGGATGCCAGCGATGCCGATGCAGTCGAAGCCGAGCAGCACACTATCGAAGCCAGTGACGATGTGGCGGCGGAGATGACGCTTAATATCAGCAATAATACCTCACCCTGGGAAGTAACGTTATTCGATAGTAACCCCAAGGAAGATCAGGAGAGATTGTGGTCGCAGACCAAGTTGGTGTTTGGCTTGGCCCTGGGTGTTGCCGGTACTATTGCGCTGCTGCCGGAAGATGTTTCAAATTGGGCTTCCAGCGACGAGGGCATGGGCGAGAAGTGGTGGAATAACGTCAGCAGTGGTCCGGTCTGGGATGAGGATGACCTGTTTCTCAACTACGTTGGCCATCCGTATTTCGGTGGTGTCTACTATATTACCGCCCGTTCTTCAGGTTATAACGAGTGGAACTCTTTTGTTTACTCGTTTCTGATGTCGACGTTTTACTGGGAGTACGGTATCGAAGCCTTTGCCGAGGTGCCGTCTATTCAGGATTTAGTTGTTACCCCGGTTGGCGGTTGGCTTTATGGTGAGTGGGCCTACCAGCAGAAGCTTGGGCTGGAAGAAGAAAAGATGGTTAACGGAGAGCTCAACGGTTGGCAGTCAACCGGTTTGTTCTTCCTCGACCCCGTTGATGCGATTGCCAAGGGCATTAACAATGTTGCCGGCGGCCAGGTGATTAAGAGCGGTACGGCGACGATTATGACTCAGCCAGCATTTTACCAGCCGATGCGTGGTGAAGAGCTGCAGGATTATGTTGGCTTTGCTATTAACCTAGAGATGTAG
- a CDS encoding outer membrane beta-barrel protein, with the protein MKKIIVALALLLPVFNAANVLADEVTVANVELSGSLGYYDADDSQVNDYGTMFGTGIGINFSDSWAVLLEYSALAYDAEIGIDDVPAIKYHMTSYHYLPLGYDFSLYGVWGIGEEKREELGETITDTQGHYGVGIRYRVNKNWAIRTDVRDFYNFDSNFHEPALTMTLAFRPGKGDGR; encoded by the coding sequence ATGAAAAAAATTATTGTGGCGCTAGCGCTATTACTTCCTGTTTTTAATGCCGCCAATGTACTGGCCGATGAAGTCACCGTGGCCAATGTGGAGCTATCGGGTTCGCTGGGCTATTACGATGCGGATGACTCCCAGGTCAACGATTACGGCACGATGTTTGGTACCGGTATTGGTATCAACTTTAGTGATAGTTGGGCGGTATTGTTAGAGTACAGTGCCTTGGCCTATGATGCGGAAATTGGCATCGATGACGTACCTGCCATTAAATATCACATGACCAGCTATCACTATCTGCCGCTGGGCTATGACTTCTCGCTTTACGGTGTGTGGGGTATTGGCGAGGAAAAACGTGAGGAACTCGGTGAAACGATTACCGATACTCAAGGGCATTATGGTGTGGGCATTCGCTACCGAGTGAATAAAAACTGGGCAATACGGACTGACGTAAGAGATTTTTATAATTTTGATAGTAACTTTCATGAACCGGCATTGACTATGACCTTAGCCTTCAGACCGGGTAAGGGTGACGGCCGTTAA